TCTGCAGGAGGTGTGCACAACTACCGACGAGATCCGCTGCAGCTCCTCAAAAGCAATCGCTACCGTTGAGGCTTCCCCGTTTTCGGGAAACACCTTTCCGTCGGCTCTCACCTCGGTGGCAACACCTCGTGCAAGCAGCAGCTGAAGAAGGTCACTGCTGGTAAAACTGTACAAGGCATGGCGCAGAAAACGCTGTTCATTGCGCCGGATAAACCCTTTTTCAAGAAGCTCTTGCGGGCTGCCCTCGTGGGTGACATTACATTTGCCTCCGCCGGAGAGTCTGAGTTTTGTTCCGGTACGGGGGTTGCGCTCAAGCAGGGTGATGGTACAGGCTTCAGTGCCGATACCGGCATCTTCGGCGGCCCGCCTCGCCGAAACGGCGGCCAGCAACCCTGAGGCACCCCCTCCGATAATGATAATAGAGCTGTGAGAGGCGATTGGGGTTCGCTCTCTCTCCTTTACTGGTGCAGTTTTTTTCATGGGGGTAAAGTTACACCGGCAGGGGGAATGTGCAAGTGTTCTTTTTGAGATGAAAGTTCATTGCAAACGAGGTGTACAACACTCCACCGGGAGCTACTCCTGGATCTTTACCCTCATGCCGTCACGAAGTTCATTGGTGGGATGCACAACGACCTGCTCCCCCTCCCTGAGCCCGGAGAGCAGCTCGGCCTGATAGGTCCCACGCATGCCGATCCTGACGGCCTTCTCGACAGCTTTGCCTCCATCAATGACGAAGAGGTGCCACTCATCCTTTCCCCTGAAAAGGGCGCTTACAGGCACCTGGAGCACATTATTTGCTTCACTGAGAACAATCTCCGCCTGAACACGGAAATTATCGCCGAGAAGCGGTTCATACGCATTCAGGAGTGCTACAATATTGACCCGTTTCTCCTCGATGCCGAGTGCAGAGACTTTGGTGTATGCCGCAGGTTCTATGCTTTTCACCACTCCCTGCAGATCCTTCCGGCCACCCCATGCGGTAATCACAACACGGTTTCCGGGACGCACCTTTGTGGCATCACTTGAGAGCACGTCAATGACAATTTCGATTGCCGAAGGGTCGCCGATATCGACAATCGGAGATCCGGCAGTGATGAGCCTCTCACTCTTTTCATGGATTCGCAGTACCCGTCCATCAGCAGGTGAGATCACCGCCAAAGGCTTTCCTGATATCTGACTGCTGGTAAAAGTCTGAAGCGCATTTAGGCTGTAACGGGCAGCTGTTGCTGCCGCTCCGGCGGCTTCGGCCTCTTTGCGGGCAATTGCCGCCTCACTCGCAGCAAGTTCAGCGGCTTCAAGTGAAACGGCACCCTCCTGCTTGAGGTTCCGGTAACGCACAGCGCGGCGGTCTGCCTGTTCACGAGTGAGCAAAGCACGACGGTGACGTGCATTCGCTTCAACAAATACAGCACGGGCGGCTTCGGCTTTTGCCGCCACTTCCTGCCCGGCTCTTGAGTCAAGTTCGGGCGGAAGAAGTGAGGCAAGCACACTGCCTTTGCGGACACTGTCGCCCTCCTGGATGGTCATTCTCAAAAGCTTTCCGGTTACCGGAGCGGCAAGAACATACCGGTCGTTTACGCGCGTCACACCTTCACCGTCAAGCGTCACCTGCAGGGCTCCGCGACGGACAACCGCGGTATCAACGGGAAGCGGAGAGGGTCTGAATACAAAAAAAAGGATGAGAGCAACCGAAGCAAGCGAGAGCCCTGCAATTCTCTGTGTTTTCGATAAGGTCATAATCTATTCTCTTGTTTTTAATACCTCTACAAGGTCGAGCGATGTCAGTCGTTTTTTTACCGCAAGAGCGGAGAGAAACGAAACAATGACGATAACAATAAAAGCAAACAGAAAGTTATAGGCGCTGAAAACATAAGGAAGCCGGTAGAGCTCGGAACTGAGCGCACGGGCAAGAAGTGCGGAGAGCGCTATACCGATCAGAAAACCGACCGGTATGGCGGCAAGAGTAAGAAGTGCCTGTTCGCCGAGCAGAATAAACGATATCTCGCCTTTGGTCATGCCGAGCACCCGCAGGCTTGAGAGTTCACGTGCCCGTTCGGAAAGCGAAATACGCGCTCCGTTGTAGACCACGGCAAAGGCAAGCACACAGGCAAATGAGGTAAGAATAATCGTGGAGGTGGTCATACTTCTTGCTATCAGCTCATCGAAACTCTCTTTGAGCGCTTTGAGCATCATGATGCCGGCAACTTTTGGCATTTTTTTAAAGGTGGTATTGAGTTGCGCTCCCTTTAACTGATCGATCCGCAGATATGCGGCATTCAGGGCACCTCCGTCTCCTGCAAGCCGGTTCAGCTCCGCAATGTTCATGTACGCTGAAAGGCCGAGTATCTCATCGATAGTGCCGCTGACAAGAACCTCCCGATGGAGCTGTTTTCCCTGCAGAAACTCAATCTGCATCCTCTCTCCCGGCTTTACGCCGAGAATCTCCGCGAGGGTTTTGGTCAGGAGTATGCCGGTTTGCGGGAGGATGACCTGCCGGTTTGATTTGTCAACCAGCCGCTGCAACCCCTCTGCCGACTCCAGACCCTTGATGGACTGACGGCGGGATCGATGAAAAAAACGCATCCTGACCGGTTCTTCACGGTAGAACTCCTGTTCAAGAACTCCGTCCAGGGATGCAAAATTATAGGCTATGGAAGGGGGCATGGGATCATTGAAAATAACCGTAACATCCTCGCGGTGTTTCCGGCTGAACTCCACCTGAACCATCCTGTCGACCGCATCGTAGGTGTAACGACCGGCAATAAGAATGGCAACGGCAAGAGAGATCATGAGCACCGACAGCGCTGATTTCCATTGATGCCGCTCAAGGTTCCGGACAATAATCCTGACCGGTACCGGCATTTTATGACGAAGCGGTTCACGGTCAAAGAGACCCGGTTTGTAGATAACCGGAGAGTCGGGACGCATCGCTTCGGCCGGAGGCAGCATGACGGCACTGCGGACTGCACCAAGTGCACCGAAAAGAGCCGCGCTGAAGCTCAGAATGACCGAAAGGGCCACATCCTCGATTCGGAAGTAATAGACCAGTTCGGCAAAATTATAGAAATCAGCATAGATGTTCATCAGATTACGGCCGAGCCAGGCACCGAGAGCTGTGCCGGCAACGGCACCAACAGCAACAGGAATCAGGGCAAAACCGAGGTAGTGCAGACCGACATCTTCATTTGAGTACCCCATTGCTTTGAGCACAGCTATCTGGTCACGCTGGGTGGCGACGATGCGACGAAGCACAATGTTGAGCAGAAATACGGCAACAGCAAGAAAAACCAGGGGAAGAAAGGTTATCTGGATGCCGACCTGCTTGATTTCGTCGACAATGAAGCGGTCGGAGAGCTGTTCGCTCCTCCCGTATGCCCCGAGGGAACCATATCGCCGGAAAAGGTTGTCGAGCTGCATGATAACATCTTTTTCCGATGCTCCATGAGCCAGCGTAAGCGAGAGGTCATTGAAACCTCCGGTCATATCAAGTGCAGATTCGAGTGCCTTGCGGCTCATCCAGAAAACGCCGAACCGCCGTTTGTCAGGGAAAAAGGCCCCGGGCTGAACCTCGTAGATATATTCGGGTGAGAGGCCCATACCGACGATGAGCAGCTCCTTTTTATGCCCGTTAATCACCGCACCGATACGGTCGCCCGGCTCAAGCTTGTTGGCTTCAAGAAAGGGCTTGCTGGCGATCACCTCTTCAGGCTTTCCCGGTTCAATGTAGCGTCCTTTTTTAAGAAAAACATCGTTCAGAACAAGTGTTCCACGATACTCGGGAATTGAGACCAGCCGTCCGGTTGCCGGCTCATCAAGACCCGGAACATCAAGCGTGACGTCCGTTGTGATACGGGTTGTGACTGATGCTACACCCTGAATACGGCTCACCGTCTCCCGATAAAATTCCGGTGCGCTCTTGACCTGCAGAAACACATCGGCAAAGCGAAATCGGCTGTAGTAGCGCTCACGGGAGGCCTCAAGCGAATATTTCACACTGCTCATGGAGACAAACACGGAGATACCGCAAGCAACAACAGCCGCCACAGCGAGCATCTGACCTTTGTGACGCAATAGATCGCGCAGCAGTTTTCTCTGAAGTTGCTTCATCCCGGCCTCTACCAGACAAGTTCCGACGGGGATACCCGGGTCAGGTTCCTGCGATCTTCGGAAACCTCCCCGCTTCGAAGGCGAACGACACGGTCGGCCATACCGGCGATGGATGCGTTATGGGTAATGACAAGGGTTGTTGTGCCGAGTTCACGGTTGACATTTTCAATGACATCAAGAACCAGCTTCCCGGTCTGAAAATCAAGCGCTCCGGTCGGCTCATCGCATAAAAGCAGTTCCGGCCGCTTGGCTACAGCCCTTGCAATAGCCACCCGCTGCTGCTCCCCTCCGGAAAGCTGCGCGGGAAAATGGTTCAGCCGGTCACCCAGCCCAACCAGACGAAGCGCCTCATCTGCCTTCATCGGATTTTCAGCAATCTCGGTAACCAGTTGCACGTTTTCAAGTGCGGAGAGGCTTGAAATCAGATTGTAGAACTGGAAAACAAAGCCTATTGAGCGTCGCCGGTAGGCCGTCAGCTCCGCTTCCGTAGCGGCGGTAATTTCACGACCATGAAAAAACAGTTTGCCTGACGAGGGAGTGTCGAGACCGCCGATAATGTTGAGAAGGGTTGATTTGCCACTGCCGGAAGCGCCAAGCAGCACTGCGAGCTCTCCGGCATAAAAATCAAGGGAGACATGTTTGAGTGCATCGACCTGCACCTCTCCCATGATGTATGATTTTGAAAGATCGCTGATGCGGAGTACCGCCGGTGGTTCACCACTATCAGAACTTTCGGCGTGCATAACCATTATTTTGAAGGTCCGGACCAGTAACCGCTGTAAACCAGTCGTCCGGTTTTTGAACGAACCAGCTTTAAAAGTCGTTTGTAGACCCGGTCAAAATGTTCTTCTGACTCTTCCGCCCATTTAGAGTATACCCGTTCATCACCGTTTTTCATTGCTACTCTGATTGTGGGACGTGACTCATCAGGCATACCCTCCCTCACGGTCTCCTGGTAGTGCTCAAGTTGGGGAAGGTCAAGATCGGCGACTGTTTCCGGAAAATTCAGACGACCGGAATATCTCTTTTCGTAAAGCCTGTTTTTGAATGGCTTGACTATTCTCGTCAGAATTTCGCCGTTGGACTTGAACGTCAGCTCCTGACCTCCGAACATGCCCTGGATATCCCTCAGCTCGATTTTGGCATAGTTTGCTGCATAAGCTCTGCCGCAAAGAAGCAACAAAAGAAGAAAGGTGATCACTACTCTTTTCATGACATCCCCTGAACAGTGCCCTGGATTATTGAAAGCCGCACCTGTGTAAGCGATCTGGACGAAGACTACCGTGTTCAATAAAATACAAAACCTGCTCCGGTTCATGAGCAGTGAAATCCGATATTTTTACTGCTATGCATATTAGATTTAAAAAACAAAGCGAATTGCATGCAAGCTGAAACTGCATAATTATGCCGAATTTTTGTAACATGCATAACTACAACGATATATACCTATGGATCTCAATTCCACCATTCTTACAGCTCTACTGTTCAGTACAGGTATACTCTCCGGTTTTTTGATCAGCCGGTATTTTAATAAAAGAGGGAAGCAATCCATGAAGCACAATGTTACCATTGGAGCCTCAAGCGTCAGCGGACGGGGTGCGTTTGCTTCTAAAAAGATTATGGATGGTGCGGTGATTGAGCGCTGCCCGGCACTTGAGGTAACGGACAAAGATATCGGTGGAGAGCTTCTGAACTACGTATTCTACGGGAGCCGGGAGAACTCACGCCTCGTGGTGATGGGTAACGGTATGCTTTTTAACCACTCGTTCACACCCAATGTTGCCTACTATCTGGAGCAGACCGATATTGGACCTGAAATGATACTTTATGCACTGCGCGATATTGAAAAGGGTGAGGAGCTCTTTTACAATTACGGCGACGAGTGGTGGGCAACCCGTCAGGTATCAACGTAATCGAGGTCAGATGCGTTTTAAGAGAATCCGCTTCATTGCCGCCTCATCAAGCTGTACGGCATTGCTCTTGCATCGGGTGATACTGACAATATGATCAATATCAAGGCTCTCCAGACCGTAACGACTCAGGCGAGGAAAGCGGAGCTGCTCCTGCCAGGCCTCAAGTCTCTCAAGCAGCTTTTCACATCCGGAATGAACGTCACCATGTGCAGAACCTGAGAGCAGGGCTCCCGCTCTGGCATATTTATGCAGAACAGGATGGCCGGGATCAACCAGACGCAGGGCGGCAATATTCTCTCTGGTTGCCTCAAGAAGAAGTGTTGCACAGAGAGTGCCGTGCGGTATGTTGACAAGTCCGCCTACCGATGAAGCAAATCCGTGCACAACTCCCAGACCGGCATTGGCAAGCACGATACCGGAGAGGAGGGCTGCCCAGGCGATATCTCCCCTTGCACTGCTATCAAGAGCGCGATCAGTGCAAACTCCCGGAAATGACCGGCTGAACCGTTCGAGACCGCTGCATGCCAGGGCATCGGTGTATGGTGAGGCAAATGGCGATGTAAATGCTTCAATCAGCTGGGTGCAGGCATCCATTCCTGACGCGGCGGTCATCTCTTCCGGGAGTGTGAGCATGAGTTCCGGATCGATCAGGGCAACATCGGGTACAAACGCCCTGTGGCGAAGGGAGCGTTTGAAGCCTCCGGCTCCGACCCTGCTGATTACGGCATTATTGGTTACTTCGCTGCCGGTGCCGGAGGTTGTGGGAACGGCTATAAAGGGAACCTTCCTGCCGTCATGAGCGGTAAAGGCCTCCTGCCCCTCTATGAACAGCTCAACCGGAAGAGTCTGGAGCAGCATTGCCGAAATTGCCTTTCCTGCATCCAGAACACTGCCACCCCCGATGGCAAGAACAGCGTCCACGGAACAGTCCCTGAATCTGGAAACCGCATGGTTGACCAGTTCAGGAGATGGCTCCCGATCAACAGCAAGATGGTGTACCCTCAACCCGCTCTGCTGAAGGCTTTCAATGAGCTCACTCAAATGACCGGAGTGCCGGAGAGCATGCGAGCCGGTAACAACCAGAATTGTTCTGCCGAATGGAGCGATATGCTGAGCAAGCGAAGAAAACCGGCCCGCTCCAAAGTGAATGGCCGGAAGCGGAAGAAGAGAAAAATCCTGTTCACTCATCTGGACAGTACCTTGAGGTTTTGAAAAAAGGTATCACCCGTTTCCACTCAACAGCAGGTAGAGTGCCGCCGAAATCCAGACAAAAAGCTCGGTCAACTCGCTGGCGGCTCCCAGCACATCGCCCGTAACCCCCTGGATTTTTTTATAGCTCAATAGGCCGGTCATCCCCCCTGCCGCAATTGCGGCTGCAAGCAAGGCAAGCAGCGCAAGCATATCCTGATGGAGAAGCGGGAAAAGAAAAAGAAGGGTAAGCAGCAGTGCGACTAAAATATGCATCCATCCGGCACCGGTCACAAAAGCCTGGGCTGTGCCGCCCTCACTGCGGGCATAAGGGAGCAGCGAAGCCAGACCCACCTGCATCAGACGGGCAAGGAGCACTCCTGCAGCAATAAAGGTGAAGGCTCCGAACTCAACGAGTTTAAGCACGGCAATCCATTTGAGAAGCAGAAGCATAGAGAGCGCAATGGAGCCAAAGGAACCGACATTCGGATCCTTCATGATCCTCAATGCCGACTCTCTGGTTCGGCCGCCCCAGAAGCCGTCCGAGAGATCGGCAAGCCCGTCAAGATGCATCCCTCTGGTCAGAATAACTCCACCGAACACGACAAGTGCGGCCGCGAGTTCATTCCATCCAGAGAGATGGCCTGCATAGCCGAGCAGCGCCTGCAGCACACCGAGCAGAAGCCCGACAACGGGAAACCAGAAAAGGGTGTTGCTGAAGCTGTCGGTATCGCGTCCGGGAACAGAAAAAACCGTCAGTGTTCTGAGGGCTGAAACAAAAGCGCTCAACATCAGGCTTTGCTTTTTTCACTGATTTTTGCCGAACTGAAGGTTGCCATCTCTTTATAGATTTTAACGGATGCCTCGATAACCTGCATGGCCAAAGCGGCACCGGTTCCTTCGCCAAGCCGGAGATCGAGATCAAGAATCGGCCTTGCGCCAAGCTTCTGCATGATAACCCTGTGCCCCTGCTCGTTGGAGGTATGGCTGAAAAACAGGTAGTCGTCTACTGCCGGGCAGAGTTTAAGAGCAACAACGGCTCCTGCTGACGAAATAAAGCCGTCAACCACAACAGGCAGTTTCAGGGAGGCAGCCCCGAGAATAAAACCGGTGATGGCGGCAATTTCATAACCGCCGAGTGCAGCAAGCGTTTCGAATGGTGTTGTGCAACGGTCGGCGTTGATCACAAGAGCCCTCTGGATAACCTCTTTTTTATGCTGGAGCCGTTCATCATCAATACCGGTTCCCCTGCCGGTTATGCTCTCAACCGGAACATCGAGAAGAACAGAGTAGAGTGCGGTAGCCGGAGTAGTGTTGGCAATACCCATCTCTCCGGTTCCAAGAAGATGATAACCCGCTTCATGAGCATCGCCAGCTATTGAAGCTCCGCGAAGCAATGCCAGCAAAGTATCCTCCTCACTCATGGCCGGACCTGATGCCATGTTGGCGCTCCCCGGTTTAACCTTGTATTTCAGAAGCCCCGGTGTGTCCGGAAAGTCATGATTGACACCCATATCAACAACCGCCAGATCAGCACCTGCATGACGTGAAAGCACATTGATCGCTGCTCCGCCGTTGAGCATATTGTAGACCATCTGGGGAGTCACCTCTGCCGGAAAAGCCGAAACACCTTCCGCAGCAACCCCATGATCGGCGGCAAAACAACAGATTTTCTTTTTTGAAAGCTCCGGATCAAGCTTGCCTGTCGCCAGCACATATTTCAGGGCAATCTCCTCAAGTCGGC
The window above is part of the Candidatus Chlorobium masyuteum genome. Proteins encoded here:
- a CDS encoding efflux RND transporter periplasmic adaptor subunit; its protein translation is MTLSKTQRIAGLSLASVALILFFVFRPSPLPVDTAVVRRGALQVTLDGEGVTRVNDRYVLAAPVTGKLLRMTIQEGDSVRKGSVLASLLPPELDSRAGQEVAAKAEAARAVFVEANARHRRALLTREQADRRAVRYRNLKQEGAVSLEAAELAASEAAIARKEAEAAGAAATAARYSLNALQTFTSSQISGKPLAVISPADGRVLRIHEKSERLITAGSPIVDIGDPSAIEIVIDVLSSDATKVRPGNRVVITAWGGRKDLQGVVKSIEPAAYTKVSALGIEEKRVNIVALLNAYEPLLGDNFRVQAEIVLSEANNVLQVPVSALFRGKDEWHLFVIDGGKAVEKAVRIGMRGTYQAELLSGLREGEQVVVHPTNELRDGMRVKIQE
- a CDS encoding ABC transporter permease, which gives rise to MKQLQRKLLRDLLRHKGQMLAVAAVVACGISVFVSMSSVKYSLEASRERYYSRFRFADVFLQVKSAPEFYRETVSRIQGVASVTTRITTDVTLDVPGLDEPATGRLVSIPEYRGTLVLNDVFLKKGRYIEPGKPEEVIASKPFLEANKLEPGDRIGAVINGHKKELLIVGMGLSPEYIYEVQPGAFFPDKRRFGVFWMSRKALESALDMTGGFNDLSLTLAHGASEKDVIMQLDNLFRRYGSLGAYGRSEQLSDRFIVDEIKQVGIQITFLPLVFLAVAVFLLNIVLRRIVATQRDQIAVLKAMGYSNEDVGLHYLGFALIPVAVGAVAGTALGAWLGRNLMNIYADFYNFAELVYYFRIEDVALSVILSFSAALFGALGAVRSAVMLPPAEAMRPDSPVIYKPGLFDREPLRHKMPVPVRIIVRNLERHQWKSALSVLMISLAVAILIAGRYTYDAVDRMVQVEFSRKHREDVTVIFNDPMPPSIAYNFASLDGVLEQEFYREEPVRMRFFHRSRRQSIKGLESAEGLQRLVDKSNRQVILPQTGILLTKTLAEILGVKPGERMQIEFLQGKQLHREVLVSGTIDEILGLSAYMNIAELNRLAGDGGALNAAYLRIDQLKGAQLNTTFKKMPKVAGIMMLKALKESFDELIARSMTTSTIILTSFACVLAFAVVYNGARISLSERARELSSLRVLGMTKGEISFILLGEQALLTLAAIPVGFLIGIALSALLARALSSELYRLPYVFSAYNFLFAFIVIVIVSFLSALAVKKRLTSLDLVEVLKTRE
- a CDS encoding ABC transporter ATP-binding protein encodes the protein MHAESSDSGEPPAVLRISDLSKSYIMGEVQVDALKHVSLDFYAGELAVLLGASGSGKSTLLNIIGGLDTPSSGKLFFHGREITAATEAELTAYRRRSIGFVFQFYNLISSLSALENVQLVTEIAENPMKADEALRLVGLGDRLNHFPAQLSGGEQQRVAIARAVAKRPELLLCDEPTGALDFQTGKLVLDVIENVNRELGTTTLVITHNASIAGMADRVVRLRSGEVSEDRRNLTRVSPSELVW
- a CDS encoding SET domain-containing protein-lysine N-methyltransferase, translated to MKHNVTIGASSVSGRGAFASKKIMDGAVIERCPALEVTDKDIGGELLNYVFYGSRENSRLVVMGNGMLFNHSFTPNVAYYLEQTDIGPEMILYALRDIEKGEELFYNYGDEWWATRQVST
- a CDS encoding iron-containing alcohol dehydrogenase, yielding MSEQDFSLLPLPAIHFGAGRFSSLAQHIAPFGRTILVVTGSHALRHSGHLSELIESLQQSGLRVHHLAVDREPSPELVNHAVSRFRDCSVDAVLAIGGGSVLDAGKAISAMLLQTLPVELFIEGQEAFTAHDGRKVPFIAVPTTSGTGSEVTNNAVISRVGAGGFKRSLRHRAFVPDVALIDPELMLTLPEEMTAASGMDACTQLIEAFTSPFASPYTDALACSGLERFSRSFPGVCTDRALDSSARGDIAWAALLSGIVLANAGLGVVHGFASSVGGLVNIPHGTLCATLLLEATRENIAALRLVDPGHPVLHKYARAGALLSGSAHGDVHSGCEKLLERLEAWQEQLRFPRLSRYGLESLDIDHIVSITRCKSNAVQLDEAAMKRILLKRI
- the cobS gene encoding adenosylcobinamide-GDP ribazoletransferase, giving the protein MLSAFVSALRTLTVFSVPGRDTDSFSNTLFWFPVVGLLLGVLQALLGYAGHLSGWNELAAALVVFGGVILTRGMHLDGLADLSDGFWGGRTRESALRIMKDPNVGSFGSIALSMLLLLKWIAVLKLVEFGAFTFIAAGVLLARLMQVGLASLLPYARSEGGTAQAFVTGAGWMHILVALLLTLLFLFPLLHQDMLALLALLAAAIAAGGMTGLLSYKKIQGVTGDVLGAASELTELFVWISAALYLLLSGNG
- the cobT gene encoding nicotinate-nucleotide--dimethylbenzimidazole phosphoribosyltransferase codes for the protein MHNELLQLLTAIHPADPALRAPAQAHLDDLTKPQGSLGRLEEIALKYVLATGKLDPELSKKKICCFAADHGVAAEGVSAFPAEVTPQMVYNMLNGGAAINVLSRHAGADLAVVDMGVNHDFPDTPGLLKYKVKPGSANMASGPAMSEEDTLLALLRGASIAGDAHEAGYHLLGTGEMGIANTTPATALYSVLLDVPVESITGRGTGIDDERLQHKKEVIQRALVINADRCTTPFETLAALGGYEIAAITGFILGAASLKLPVVVDGFISSAGAVVALKLCPAVDDYLFFSHTSNEQGHRVIMQKLGARPILDLDLRLGEGTGAALAMQVIEASVKIYKEMATFSSAKISEKSKA